In one window of Deinococcus radiotolerans DNA:
- a CDS encoding 1,4-dihydroxy-6-naphthoate synthase yields MSSDALSPVSPSQLPAVLDLGYSFCPNDTFIFHALHAGLVQGPLPVREVLEDVQTLNEWAVAGRLPMTKISYRAYFEVIDQYVALRAGGALGRGVGPLVVTRGDVQDLNGRTVASPGALTTAELLLRLVFPGVNVVRMRYDEVMPAVQRGEYHGQPVDAGLIIHESRFTFHEYGLTRLMDLGAWWEQETGLPLPLGAILVRRDLPHDVQRGLNAAVRASLEYAYAHPDAARAYIREHALEMSDEVMQAHIDLYVNPFSLDVGDEGERAVRELHRRAVEVGATRPSARPLFVE; encoded by the coding sequence TCATCTTTCACGCGCTGCACGCGGGGCTGGTGCAGGGGCCACTGCCGGTGCGTGAGGTGCTTGAGGACGTGCAGACGCTGAACGAGTGGGCTGTGGCGGGGCGACTGCCGATGACGAAGATCAGTTACCGCGCGTACTTCGAGGTGATCGATCAGTACGTGGCGCTGCGCGCGGGCGGGGCGCTGGGGCGGGGCGTGGGGCCGCTGGTCGTGACGCGCGGGGACGTGCAGGACCTGAACGGGCGCACGGTGGCGTCGCCGGGTGCGCTGACCACGGCGGAACTGCTGCTGCGGCTGGTGTTCCCCGGCGTGAACGTGGTCCGGATGCGGTACGACGAGGTGATGCCCGCCGTACAGCGCGGCGAGTATCACGGGCAACCAGTGGATGCGGGCCTGATCATTCACGAATCGCGCTTCACCTTCCACGAGTACGGATTGACCCGCCTGATGGACCTGGGCGCGTGGTGGGAACAGGAGACGGGGCTGCCCCTCCCCCTGGGCGCGATTCTGGTGCGGCGGGACCTGCCGCACGACGTGCAGCGCGGCCTGAACGCGGCGGTGCGGGCCAGCCTGGAGTACGCGTACGCGCACCCGGACGCGGCGCGCGCGTACATCCGCGAGCACGCGCTGGAGATGTCGGATGAGGTGATGCAGGCGCACATCGACCTGTATGTGAATCCGTTCAGCCTGGATGTCGGGGATGAGGGTGAGCGGGCCGTGCGGGAACTGCACCGCCGGGCGGTGGAGGTGGGGGCCACGCGTCCCTCAGCGCGACCGCTGTTCGTGGAGTGA
- a CDS encoding alpha/beta fold hydrolase translates to MKRTLTTLTAFLATAALAGGAQGQTVPNRGTVTVNGSTVFYKATGSGQPLLLIHGYPLSGELFKNNRALLAQNFRVITVDLPGFGLSRAPNADASIENYASTVLGVMDALNLNQVVAGGMSMGGMTLFQMYKMSPERFKGLIFIDTTADPSGVAEKANWLGTAQQAQEKGVASLVDILMPRMLTGQSRMTMPNQVMHLGSLVKQASLNGAVGGATALANRPDANPILPTIRVPTLYLFGAEDNLTPPEVAMKMQMNTPGSRLVLIPGAGHAATFEKASAAARAMNDFALSLR, encoded by the coding sequence ATGAAACGCACCCTGACCACCCTGACTGCCTTCCTTGCCACCGCTGCTCTTGCCGGGGGTGCCCAGGGGCAGACCGTGCCCAACCGCGGCACCGTGACCGTGAACGGCTCGACCGTGTTCTACAAGGCCACCGGCAGCGGGCAGCCGCTGCTGCTGATCCACGGGTACCCGCTGAGCGGCGAACTGTTCAAGAACAACCGCGCGCTACTCGCCCAGAACTTCCGAGTGATCACGGTGGACCTACCCGGCTTCGGCCTGAGCCGCGCGCCGAACGCGGACGCCAGCATCGAGAACTACGCCAGCACGGTGCTGGGGGTCATGGACGCCCTGAACCTGAATCAGGTCGTGGCGGGCGGCATGAGCATGGGCGGCATGACGCTGTTCCAGATGTACAAGATGTCCCCAGAGCGCTTCAAGGGCCTGATCTTCATCGACACGACCGCCGACCCCAGCGGCGTCGCCGAGAAGGCCAACTGGCTGGGCACCGCGCAGCAGGCGCAGGAGAAGGGCGTCGCCAGCCTCGTGGATATCCTGATGCCGCGCATGCTGACCGGCCAGAGCCGCATGACGATGCCCAACCAGGTCATGCACCTGGGCAGCCTGGTGAAGCAGGCCAGCCTGAACGGTGCGGTGGGCGGCGCAACCGCCCTGGCCAACCGCCCGGACGCGAACCCCATCCTGCCGACCATCCGGGTGCCCACCCTGTACCTGTTCGGCGCGGAGGACAACCTGACGCCGCCCGAGGTCGCCATGAAGATGCAGATGAACACCCCGGGCAGCCGACTGGTGCTGATCCCTGGCGCCGGGCACGCCGCGACCTTCGAAAAGGCCAGCGCCGCGGCGCGCGCCATGAACGACTTCGCCCTCAGCCTGCGCTGA